Proteins found in one Phoenicibacter congonensis genomic segment:
- a CDS encoding TVP38/TMEM64 family protein, with product MDKAMKYISFLVVGLLGALAASYAMYSTTNHKAGLLFIPIVVLLFAIFAFAMRGSERGIGWKGTCFAAMVLVSCAVAWMGPTLGLFTRPAVALQEAFGFSEALVPFVTQVLFSIAGIGVVAVCAWNFISPAPEQKFDDEDERKRVRYAQTVKMITFIVLFAGILICSCVPSIREELTKLASYASGDFGGLTEYIRSYGAYAVVVTFLLMIFQSLAAPIPAFLITFANAAVFGWVWGALISWSSAMVASVICFYIARFLGRDAVMNFMSKGMLASIDKFFEKYGKNAILVCRLLPFVSFDFVSYAAGLTGMNFWGFFLATGIGQLPATLVYSYLGDMLTSGVVYAMYAILTTCALFVAIMLGRKVYKDRHKGMIVDE from the coding sequence GTGGATAAAGCGATGAAATACATTAGCTTTTTGGTTGTCGGATTGTTGGGGGCACTTGCGGCGTCCTATGCGATGTATTCGACAACCAACCACAAAGCTGGCCTTTTGTTCATTCCAATTGTCGTTTTATTGTTTGCTATTTTTGCTTTTGCAATGAGAGGAAGTGAGAGGGGCATTGGCTGGAAAGGAACGTGTTTTGCTGCAATGGTGCTCGTTTCTTGCGCTGTCGCATGGATGGGGCCAACACTTGGGCTTTTCACTCGTCCTGCCGTTGCTTTGCAAGAGGCTTTTGGATTTTCTGAGGCGCTTGTTCCTTTTGTCACTCAAGTGTTGTTTTCTATTGCAGGCATTGGAGTTGTCGCGGTTTGCGCATGGAATTTTATTTCTCCTGCTCCAGAACAAAAGTTCGATGATGAAGATGAACGCAAAAGAGTTAGGTATGCCCAAACAGTAAAGATGATAACATTTATCGTTCTCTTTGCGGGCATCCTAATTTGTTCTTGCGTGCCTTCCATCAGAGAAGAACTAACAAAACTTGCTTCCTATGCTTCAGGCGATTTTGGTGGCCTCACAGAATACATCAGAAGCTATGGGGCATATGCTGTTGTTGTTACATTCCTGTTGATGATTTTTCAAAGTCTTGCAGCGCCAATACCTGCTTTTCTCATTACATTTGCAAATGCAGCTGTGTTCGGATGGGTGTGGGGCGCACTCATTTCCTGGTCGAGCGCAATGGTTGCTTCTGTTATTTGTTTTTACATCGCAAGATTTCTCGGGCGAGACGCCGTTATGAATTTTATGAGCAAAGGAATGCTTGCTTCAATCGACAAATTCTTTGAGAAATATGGCAAAAATGCGATTCTAGTTTGCCGTCTTCTTCCTTTTGTTTCCTTTGATTTCGTTAGCTATGCAGCCGGACTCACAGGAATGAATTTTTGGGGCTTCTTTTTGGCGACTGGAATTGGTCAGTTGCCTGCAACGCTTGTTTATTCCTACCTTGGCGACATGCTCACATCAGGCGTTGTTTATGCAATGTATGCAATTCTCACAACCTGTGCTTTATTCGTTGCAATCATGCTTGGAAGAAAGGTCTACAAAGACCGCCACAAGGGCATGATTGTTGATGAGTAA